TCTGCTGTAAGAATTACCCATTTGCCTACAGGTTTAGTGGTTTCTTGTCAGGACGAGAAATCTCAGCTAAAAAACAAAGAAAAAGCCTTAAAGATTTTAAAGGCAAGGCTTCAAGATAAAGCAATTCAAGAGCAACAAGACGAAATTGCTCAAAATAGAAAAAGTCAAGTAGGCTCAGGAGATAGAAGTGAACGTATCCGAACCTACAACTTTCCTCAAGGCCGGGTAACGGATCATAGAATCAATGTTACGTTATATAAATTAGACAGCTTTTTAGATGGAGATATCAATGAAATGATTGATGCCTTGGTAACTTCTGATCAAGCAGAAAAATTAAAGGCGGTAGAGCAGTAAATTTCTATAGATTTCCTTTAAGAAAAATTGCAAACGAATAGATAAAAAAGCTGATGGCTGATAAATACCATCGGCTTTTCTATGCTTTGTTATAGGGTCAAGCTATATTTTTCCTCAAGAAAGAATATATATTTAAAAGTAATTTAAAACGGGTTAAGGGGGAAAATATATTGAGTAGTCTAATGCAAACGACTTTGATTGGCTTTATGGTGGGGGTGCTGGGGACTGGAGCAGGAGGTTCTATGGCCTTTTTCTTGAGGAATCCAACAAAGCGTTTTTTAAGCGCTATTATTGGTCTTTCTAGTGGGTTGATGGTGGCTATTGTAACCTTTGAACTAATTCCTGAGGCTTTTGCAATTGGCGGCGTTTTGTTAACCACGGTGGGCATTGCTTTGGGTGCTTTTGCAGCATCCTATATAGATATACTTATTTCTAGTTTGTGGAAAAAGAGTTTTAGCACAAAGCAAGGCTATATAAAAACAGCGATACTTTTGGGGATCGGTATTGCATTACATAATTTTCCAGAAGGTTTGGCGATAGGGTCTGGTTTTTCTGCACAAACTAGGCTAGGAGTAGGCTTGGCAATTGTTATCGCTCTTCATAATATGCCAGAAGGTTTAGCGATGGTAACACCTATGCGGGTAGGAGGATATTCCAGCAAAAAGGCCTTTTTACTGACGCTGTTGGCGGGAGCGCCTATGGGATTAGGGGCTTTTGTGGGGGGCTTGATTGGAGAATTTGCCTACGATTTTATCGGGGTATGTCTTGCCTTTGCGGGGGGAACAATGCTATATATAACCTTTGGCGAGTTGATTCCTAGAGCGAAGGACCTGTACAGTGGAAGAATATCCACGATTTTTTCTATCCTGGGCTTCATTACTGGTATTGCTATTTCGAAAATATTTTAGTTTTAGTTGTTAATTTGTGGTGCTTTGGTATAAAATAAGAAAAAAAGTAACCCTTCATGATGTGAAAGTGGAGGTCTCGGAAGGTGGTTAATCATGTTCCAGATACTTTCTTGGATAGTAAGGTATATATTTATTGTTCTTATCTATTACTTTATTTATCATATTATAAGATTGATTTATCTAGACATTAAACATATCAACAATAAACAAAGAAAACATTTCAATAGTCCTTATTTGAAGCTAGTCAATCGAAAAGAGAGTCTTGAATTTGAGGTTCAAGAGTTTTATGATCTAAAGGATGTTCTCACTATAGGCAGGAGAAAGGACAATGATATCCAGCTTTTGGACAAGTTTGTTTCTTCTCAACATGCAAAGATTACAGCAGATGAAGACGAATATTTTCTAGAGGACTTAGGCAGCATCAATGGAACTTATTTAAATGGAACACAAATACAGGATGCAGTAAAGTTAAAAACCGGTGATCGGATCGGCTTAGGACAGGTTGAATTTTTGTTTGTAAAAGAGGTGGATTAGATGCGACCTATTACGATCTTAATGGCGATGAATGCTTTATTATTTGGGCTCCTTTATTTATTAGTAGAACCTTTGGATACATCGATTCTAATGGCAGGGGCTATGTTGACTTTGCTGATTATCATATCTTATATTATTATCGTAAAAGGGCATATGGGAGATCAGTACTTATTTTTAATTATTTCTACCCTTTCGAGTCTAGGGGTGATTATGATTTATAGGCTAGATCCTGTTTTCGGTTTCAGACAAATTACTTGGTATGCTGTAGGTGTTATTCTCTACTTTCTTAGCTATGTGATTTTCCGATGGATAAAAAGTTGGGATGATTATCTATATTTTTATGTTGGGTTCGGTATTGCTTTATTTATCTTGACCTTTATTTTGGGTACCACAGTAAAGGGAGCTACCAACTGGATACGGATAGGCGGTTTCACACTTCAGCCAGCAGAAGCGATTAAGTTAAGTTTTGTTTTCTTTATGGCTGCCTACTTTACTTATCCAGAAAAGTTGAAAAATGTATACTACTTTTTAGGGATTGTCTATCTTCATATCATTTTTCTGGTGTTGCAACGGGATATGGGGATGGCTATGTTGTTCTATGGGATTTTTATCAGCATCTTTTATGTTTTTTGCAAAGACAATAAGTTACTACTATATAATTTAGCAGCTTCTTTTCTTATCATCATTTTTGGTTATTTTACCATGACCCATGTTCAAGTTCGTTTTGAAGCGTGGTTAAATCCTTGGCGAGATATTGCAGGCAGGGGTTATCAGATCACACAATCCCTTTTTGCGATTGGTACGGGAGGTTTTTTTGGCACAGGCCTAGGCATGGGGAATCCCGACTATATTCCAGAGGTTCACACGGATTTTATTTTTTCTGCTATCTGTGAAGAAATGGGGACTTTTGGGGGCATCGCAGTGGTCTTGCTATACTTTATCTTGATCTATAGGGCTTTTAAAATCACGCTGGTAATCCCCAATGCTTTTAAAAAAATATTAGCGCTAGGGATTACCTTGACCTATAGCTATCAAACCTTTATGATTATTGGTGGTGTTATTAAGTTGATTCCTTTGACAGGCATTACTTTGCCTTTTATCAGCTATGGTGGAAGTGCTTTGATTTCTGCTTTTATCGCCTTTGGCATACTGCAGGCCCTGTCGAAAAGATCCCTTGAGGTAGAGGAGTTGTTAGATGTTGGAGAATAATAAAAAAATTGTACATCTAATCATTATCACCAGTTGCTTATTTTTAAGCATTATTTGTTATTTAACCTATTTTCAAATATTTAGGGCTGCTGATGTCATAGATAATCCCTATAATAAAAGACAGTGGGCAAGGGAAGACAATACCCTTCGTGGTATGATTTATGACAGAAGAGGGGTGGTATTAGCAAAGACAGAGATTATCAATGATAAACCTGTTAGAAGATATCCTTTCGATCATCTCTACAGCCATATCATCGGTTATAGTTATAGGCAATATGGACGCTCCGGTTTAGAAGCCTTCTACAATCAACAGTTAATGGCCCTTACCCATGATAGTCCTGTTAGTCGTATCCGGGAGCAACTGTCTGGAGAAATGATTAAGGGGAATAATCTTCTTCTTACCATTGATCATGAAGTGCAGAAAACTACAGAAGAACTATTGAGGGGGAAAACAGCTTCTGCTGTAGCCATCAACCCCGTTACTGGTGAAATACTGGCAATGGTTAGTAAGCCTGACTTCAATCCCAACACCCTTGTCGACGATTGGGGTAGCTTGGTAAATAATGAGGCAAGTCCCCTTTTGAACAGAAGCACTGGAGGGTTATATCCTCCAGGTTCCACCTATAAGACGGTGATTACGGCAGCTATCTTAGAAAATCCCTATATCATAGATGAAAACTATGATTGTACTGGAAGTATTACAATAGATGGCTATACTTTATCAGATTACGGGAATACAGCCCATGGACGCCTGAATTTAACAGAATCTTTGGTGGTTTCCTGTAATACCAATTTTGCCCGGATGACAGTAGATCTAGGAGAAGAAAAAATAAGAGAAATATCAAGAAGATTTTTTATGGAAAAGGCTATCCCAAGTGACATCCCCATCCAGCAAAGTAGATTCCCTTACGGGGAAGGAATACCTCAGACTGACCTAGCAGCCATAGGAATTGGGCAGGGGAAGCTTTTGGTGACACCACTGCATATGGCCCTTATTGCAGGTGCCTTTGCCAATAACGGTGTGATGATGGAGCCTTATATGATAGAAGAAATACAGTCTGCTGAAGGTAGAGTTATAGAAAGAAAAAATCGTCAACAGCATAATTTGGTTTCACATGAAATCGCTGAAGAGGTAAAAAATATGATGATTGCTGTTGTTGACAGAGGCACTGGAAAAAGGGCAGCTATTTCAGGGGTGACGGTGGGGGGAAAGACGGGAACCGCCGAAAATGCTACTGGAAGGAGTCATGCTTGGTTCATAGGTTTTGCCACCACAGGAGAAAAACAAGTGGCGGTGGCGGTAATTTTGGAAAGTGCGGGGGAGACTGGGGGAACAGCAGCAGCTCCTATTGCTAGAGAAATTATGCAAAAGGCTTTGAGAAGGAGTGATTAGGTTTGAAGGATACCATCATCATAGAAATAGATCATGAGGATCTATTGATGGAGGAATTAAAAAAGGCAGCACAGATTTTAAAAGAAGGCGGTACTGTTGCATTTCCAACAGAAACGGTTTATGGTTTGGGAGCAAATGCTTTAAGCGAAAAAGCAATAAAAAAAATATTTCAGGCAAAAGGGAGACCTTCTGACAATCCCTTGATTGTGCATATAGCAAAGATGGAGGATATCAAGCCCCTGGTAAGAGAGATTCCTTTGGAGGCTGCAGCGGTTATGGAGGCTTTCTGGCCAGGGCCTCTTACTGTTGTGCTAGAAAAAACAGGCATCATACCAGAAGGTATTACAGGAGGGTTGTCTACTGTAGCCATAAGAATGCCAGCGCATCCTATAGCAGCAAAACTGATAGCGTTAGCGGGGGTACCGGTGGCGGCTCCCAGCGCCAATATTTCTGGCAGGCCCAGTCCTACCACTGGGGCTCATGTAGTAGAGGATTTAAAGGGAAAGGTAGATGCTATTGTTATAGGAGGAAGTTGTGAAGTAGGGGTGGAGTCCACTGTGCTGGATATGACAGGGAAAACCCCTATGATCCTTCGACCAGGAGGAGTCACGAGAGAAATGCTTCTGAAAGTGCTGCATAGCGTAGAGATAGATGCCGCCCTAAAAGGAGAAGATGTGGTTCCTAAATCTCCCGGTATGAAATACACCCACTATGCCCCTAAAGCACAAGTCTACATTGTAAAGGGAGAAGAAGAAAAAGTTCCTGTGAAAATAAGAGAACTGGTGGAGCAATACAGAAGGCAAAAAAAAGAGGTAGGAATCATTTGCTTTGACGAGACTTATAACCATTATGATCAAGGAATGGTAAAGTCCATGGGAAGTCGTACAGATTTTAAAAGCGTAGCGGCGAATCTATTTAAAATATTGCGGGAGTTTGATGAAACAAAGGTAGAAATTATTTTAGCAGAGGCGGTGGAAGAAGTAGAACTGGGACAAGCCATCATGAACCGCCTTACGAAGGCTGCAGGCTATAGGATAATTCATGTGTAGGGGAGGTCAAAGAAAGTGAAAACAATTTTACTTGTTTGTACTGGCAACACCTGCCGCAGCAGCATGGCAGAGGCGTTGTTGAAAGAACTGCTGAAAGAAGAAAAGCATGATTTAGAAAATACAAAGATTTTATCTGCTGGAATCATTGCTATGAAGGGAGATAGGGCTTCTGCTGCATCTGTAGAGGTGATGAAGGAAAAAGGTATATGTCTTCGGGAA
The sequence above is drawn from the Clostridium formicaceticum genome and encodes:
- a CDS encoding ZIP family metal transporter, producing MSSLMQTTLIGFMVGVLGTGAGGSMAFFLRNPTKRFLSAIIGLSSGLMVAIVTFELIPEAFAIGGVLLTTVGIALGAFAASYIDILISSLWKKSFSTKQGYIKTAILLGIGIALHNFPEGLAIGSGFSAQTRLGVGLAIVIALHNMPEGLAMVTPMRVGGYSSKKAFLLTLLAGAPMGLGAFVGGLIGEFAYDFIGVCLAFAGGTMLYITFGELIPRAKDLYSGRISTIFSILGFITGIAISKIF
- a CDS encoding FHA domain-containing protein codes for the protein MFQILSWIVRYIFIVLIYYFIYHIIRLIYLDIKHINNKQRKHFNSPYLKLVNRKESLEFEVQEFYDLKDVLTIGRRKDNDIQLLDKFVSSQHAKITADEDEYFLEDLGSINGTYLNGTQIQDAVKLKTGDRIGLGQVEFLFVKEVD
- a CDS encoding FtsW/RodA/SpoVE family cell cycle protein, giving the protein MRPITILMAMNALLFGLLYLLVEPLDTSILMAGAMLTLLIIISYIIIVKGHMGDQYLFLIISTLSSLGVIMIYRLDPVFGFRQITWYAVGVILYFLSYVIFRWIKSWDDYLYFYVGFGIALFILTFILGTTVKGATNWIRIGGFTLQPAEAIKLSFVFFMAAYFTYPEKLKNVYYFLGIVYLHIIFLVLQRDMGMAMLFYGIFISIFYVFCKDNKLLLYNLAASFLIIIFGYFTMTHVQVRFEAWLNPWRDIAGRGYQITQSLFAIGTGGFFGTGLGMGNPDYIPEVHTDFIFSAICEEMGTFGGIAVVLLYFILIYRAFKITLVIPNAFKKILALGITLTYSYQTFMIIGGVIKLIPLTGITLPFISYGGSALISAFIAFGILQALSKRSLEVEELLDVGE
- a CDS encoding peptidoglycan D,D-transpeptidase FtsI family protein — its product is MLENNKKIVHLIIITSCLFLSIICYLTYFQIFRAADVIDNPYNKRQWAREDNTLRGMIYDRRGVVLAKTEIINDKPVRRYPFDHLYSHIIGYSYRQYGRSGLEAFYNQQLMALTHDSPVSRIREQLSGEMIKGNNLLLTIDHEVQKTTEELLRGKTASAVAINPVTGEILAMVSKPDFNPNTLVDDWGSLVNNEASPLLNRSTGGLYPPGSTYKTVITAAILENPYIIDENYDCTGSITIDGYTLSDYGNTAHGRLNLTESLVVSCNTNFARMTVDLGEEKIREISRRFFMEKAIPSDIPIQQSRFPYGEGIPQTDLAAIGIGQGKLLVTPLHMALIAGAFANNGVMMEPYMIEEIQSAEGRVIERKNRQQHNLVSHEIAEEVKNMMIAVVDRGTGKRAAISGVTVGGKTGTAENATGRSHAWFIGFATTGEKQVAVAVILESAGETGGTAAAPIAREIMQKALRRSD